From Arachis stenosperma cultivar V10309 chromosome 2, arast.V10309.gnm1.PFL2, whole genome shotgun sequence, one genomic window encodes:
- the LOC130962000 gene encoding 1-(5-phosphoribosyl)-5-[(5-phosphoribosylamino)methylideneamino] imidazole-4-carboxamide isomerase, chloroplastic-like, with product MRILPATRTCSFHPPSINRNSSLSFFSSPNHLRFLHPSHSATAKLSNSIQCVVRFRPCIDIHKGKVKQIVGSTLQDLKGDGSNPVTNFESDKSAAEYAILYKQDGLTGGHAIMLGPDPLSKAAALEALHAYPGGLQVGGGINSDNCLSYIEEGASHVIVTSYVFKNGQMDLERLKDLVRIVGKERLVLDLSCRKKEGKYAIVTDRWQKFSDVYLDAEVMQFLANFADEFLVHGVDVEGKKLGIDEELVALLGKHSPIPVTYAGGVTVMDDLERIKRAGMERVDVTVGSALDIFGGNMAYKDVVAWHTQQQASIV from the exons ATGCGCATTCTCCCTGCAACTCGAACTTGTTCTTTCCACCCACCTTCCATAAACAGAAACTCATCACTCTCCTTTTTCAGCTCCCCCAATCACCTCCGTTTTCTTCACCCTTCACATTCCGCTACTGCAAAGCTTTCAAATTCTATTCAATGTGTCGTTCGATTCCGACCCTGTATCGATATACACAAG GGGAAAGTGAAACAAATTGTTGGTTCAACCCTTCAGGATTTGAAGGGAGATGGGTCGAATCCGGTGACAAATTTTGAATCTGATAAGTCAGCAGCTGAGTATGCTATTCTTTACAAACAAGATGGGCTTACCGGCGGCCATGCAATCATGCTCGGCCCAGATCCTTTGAGCAAAGCTGCTGCACTTGAAGCATTGCATGCTTATCCAG GCGGTTTGCAAGTAGGAGGGGGAATAAATTCGGACAATTGTTTGAGTTACATCGAGGAAGGAGCAAGCCATGTCATTGTTACATCC TATGTGTTCAAGAATGGTCAAATGGATCTTGAAAGACTAAAAGATCTTGTTAGAATTGTTGGAAAAGAGCGACTTGTGTTGGATCTCAGTTGCAGAAAGAAG GAAGGTAAATATGCAATTGTCACTGATAGATGGCAGAAGTTCAGTGATGTGTATCTTGATGCTGAAGTAATGCAATTTCTAGCCAACTTTGCTGATGAGTTTCTAGTTCATGGTGTTGATGTTGAAGGGAAAAA GCTGGGAATTGATGAAGAACTAGTAGCTTTGCTTGGCAAGCATTCACCG ATTCCTGTTACATATGCTGGCGGCGTGACTGTAATGGACGATTTAGAGAGGATAAAAAGGGCGGGGATGGAGCGCGTGGATGTCACCGTGGGAAGTGCGTTGGATATTTTTGGGGGAAACATGGCCTATAAAGATGTTGTAGCTTGGCATACCCAGCAACAGGCCTCCATAGTTTAA
- the LOC130962398 gene encoding tyrosine decarboxylase 1-like, whose translation MNPVDPEEFRKQGHMIVDFLADYYTKVSNFPVRSQVEPNYLRKHLPDSAPLVPEPIESILEDVQEHIIPGITHWMSPNYYAYFPSSGSVAGFMGEMLSSGLNVVGFNWISSPAATELETIVMDWLGEVLKLPQQFLYKSSNNNGGGVLLGTTCEAVLCTLVAARDKKLRQIGRDNIGKLVVYGSDQTHSSFGKAAQIAGKGIQNVRAIKTKRSNSFALKADSLLSTIHSDVKNGLIPIYLCATVGTTATTSIDPLMELCDVAKEYEIWVHVDAAYAGSACICPEFRSCIDGIEGANSFSFNAHKWFLTNLACCCLWVKDHNALTKSLSTNPEFLRNKASESKQVIDYKDWQITLSRKFNALKLWLVLRSYGVENLRNFLRSHVNMAMTFEGLVKLDKRFEIVVPRKFSLVCFRVSPYNNNNWDDNYHNGHDDYGKLVNDDYLVNELNRKLLESINNSGKVYMTHGEVEGAFMIRFAIGATLTEEHHVIMAWKLIQEHADSLLGSS comes from the exons ATGAACCCTGTTGATCCTGAAGAATTCAGGAAACAAGGTCACATGATAGTTGATTTTCTTGCTGACTACTACACCAAAGTTTCAAACTTTCCGGTTCGAAGCCAAGTCGAACCGAACTACCTTCGAAAACACTTGCCAGATTCAGCCCCATTAGTCCCCGAACCAATCGAATCGATTCTTGAAGATGTTCAAGAACACATCATACCCGGAATCACACACTGGATGAGCCCTAATTACTATGCCTATTTTCCAAGTAGCGGAAGCGTAGCTGGATTCATGGGCGAGATGCTTAGTTCCGGACTCAATGTGGTTGGATTCAATTGGATTTCATCACCAGCAGCTACTGAGCTTGAAACCATTGTTATGGATTGGCTTGGCGAAGTTCTAAAGCTTCCACAACAATTCCTTTACAAAAGTAGTAATAATAATGGTGGTGGGGTTTTGTTAGGGACCACTTGTGAAGCTGTGTTGTGTACACTTGTGGCTGCAAGGGACAAGAAGCTTCGCCAAATTGGGAGGGACAACATAGGGAAGCTTGTTGTTTATGGTTCTGATCAAACACATAGTTCATTTGGAAAGGCAGCACAAATTGCTGGTAAGG GTATTCAAAATGTTAGGGCCATCAAGACTAAGAGATCAAATTCATTTGCTTTGAAAGCTGACTCACTCCTTTCAACCATTCATTCTGATGTGAAAAATGGGTTAATACCTATTTATTTATGTGCCACCGTGGGAACAACCGCCACAACATCTATTGATCCATTAATGGAATTATGTGATGTGGCAAAAGAATATGAAATTTGGGTCCATGTTGATGCTGCCTATGCTGGATCAGCTTGCATTTGTCCTGAATTTAGGTCTTGTATTGATGGTATTGAAGGTGCTAATTCTTTTAGCTTCAATGCCCATAAATGGTTCTTGACCAATTTAGCATGTTGTTGCCTTTGGGTAAAAGACCATAATGCCCTTACAAAATCCCTCTCAACTAACCCTGAATTCTTGAGGAACAAGGCTTCTGAGTCAAAGCAAGTGATTGACTACAAAGATTGGCAAATAACTTTGAGTAGGAAATTCAATGCACTCAAACTATGGCTTGTTCTTAGAAGCTATGGTGTTGAAAACCTAAGGAATTTCTTGAGGAGTCATGTGAATATGGCAATGACTTTTGAAGGGTTAGTGAAATTGGATAAGAGGTTTGAAATTGTTGTTCCTAGGAAATTCTCATTGGTTTGCTTTAGGGTTTCACCAT ataataataataattgggATGATAATTACCATAATGGACATGATGACTATGGGAAATTAGTGAATGATGATTATTTAGTgaatgaattgaatagaaaattgTTGGAATCAATCAACAATTCAGGGAAAGTGTACATGACTCATGGTGAAGTTGAAGGTGCTTTTATGATTAGATTTGCAATTGGTGCTACCTTAACTGAGGAACATCATGTGATCATGGCATGGAAGTTGATTCAAGAGCATGCAGATTCTTTACTAGGTTCCTCATAA
- the LOC130960479 gene encoding pentatricopeptide repeat-containing protein At1g69290 yields the protein MKKKALCILAHRSFSTAFTPEVPSLYSFLQPSVFSIKNNHQTTSLQEQSINLPTSPPPSLSPNEVATLQTTLHKSIITSNTDEAWKTFKSLTNHHAFPSKPLTNCLITHLSSHGDSLNLKRAYASVVYVMERNPMVLESQTIHSMLCSMKGAKTVVPAFALVKCMFKNRFFVPFNVWGSVLVEISRENNSLVAFLRVFEENCRIVLDEKLEFMKPDVTACNAALEACCCELESVSDAERVVGTMSDLGVIPDEFSFGFLGYLYALKGSHEKIDELEVLMRRFGFLPKKGFYSNLISGYVKSGNLASVESSILCSLNDKDGKEWNFGEETFIAVVKGYLQKGDIKGLANLIIEAQKLEPSNVVVDNSVGYGIISACVSIGLSDKAHSILDEMNALGGSVGLGVYVPILKAYCKESRTAEATQMVMDISGSGLRLDVETYDALIEASISIQDFQSAFSLFRDMREARVPDLKGSYLTIMTCLMEHHRPELMAAFLDEVVVDPRIQVGTHDWNSIIHAFCKAGRLEDARRTFRRMIFLQFQPNDQTYLSLINGYVLAEKYFNVLMLWNEVKRKLSGDAQKGIKFNHSLVDAFLYAMVKGGFFDAVMQVVEKSNEMKIFVDKWRYKQAFLETHKKLKVAKLRKRNSRKMEAVIAFKNWAGLNS from the coding sequence atgaaaaagaaagctttGTGCATTCTTGCCCACAGATCTTTCTCCACTGCATTTACTCCTGAAGTTCCCAGTCTTTACTCCTTTCTCCAACCTTCAGTCTTTTCCATCAAAAACAACCACCAAACCACTTCCCTACAAGAACAGTCCATTAACCTGCCAACTTCCCCACCACCGTCCCTAAGCCCAAACGAGGTTGCTACCCTCCAAACCACCCTACACAAGTCCATCATCACCAGTAACACTGACGAGGCTTGGAAGACCTTCAAATCACTCACCAACCATCATGCCTTCCCTAGCAAGCCCCTCACCAATTGCCTTATAACTCACCTGTCCTCCCATGGGGATAGCCTTAACCTCAAGAGGGCCTACGCCTCTGTTGTCTATGTCATGGAGAGGAACCCCATGGTGTTGGAGTCTCAAACTATCCATTCCATGCTTTGTTCCATGAAGGGTGCCAAAACTGTTGTGCCTGCTTTTGCCCTTGTGAAGTGCATGTTCAAGAATAGGTTCTTTGTCCCTTTCAATGTGTGGGGGAGTGTCCTTGTTGAGATCAGCAGGGAAAACAATAGCCTTGTTGCTTTCTTGAGAGTCTTTGAGGAGAACTGTAGGATTGTCTTGGATGAGAAGTTGGAGTTCATGAAGCCTGATGTCACAGCTTGCAATGCAGCACTGGAAGCTTGCTGCTGTGAGCTTGAGTCAGTGAGTGATGCTGAACGAGTTGTCGGGACGATGTCAGATTTGGGTGTTATACCTGACGAATTCAGTTTTGGATTTCTTGGTTATTTGTATGCATTGAAGGGATCACATGAAAAGATAGATGAGTTGGAGGTTTTGATGAGAAGGTTTGGTTTCTTGCCCAAGAAGGGGTTCTATTCTAATTTGATTAGTGGATATGTTAAGTCgggcaatttagcttctgttgaGTCATCTATTCTCTGTAGTTTGAATGATAAAGATGGTAAAGAATGGAATTTTGGTGAGGAAACATTCATTGCAGTGGTTAAGGGGTATCTTCAGAAGGGAGATATTAAAGGATTAGCTAATTTAATTATTGAAGCTCAGAAGCTCGAGCCTTCAAATGTTGTAGTTGATAATTCTGTAGGTTATGGTATTATTAGTGCATGTGTTAGTATTGGACTATCTGATAAAGCACACAGCATTCTTGATGAAATGAATGCTCTGGGTGGCTCTGTTGGTCTGGGGGTTTATGTACCAATCTTGAAGGCTTACTGCAAAGAAAGTCGAACTGCCGAGGCTACTCAAATGGTGATGGACATTAGTGGTTCAGGTCTTAGGTTGGATGTTGAAACCTATGATGCTCTCATAGAAGCATCCATATCCATCCAAGATTTTCAGTCAGCCTTTTCGCTGTTTAGAGACATGAGAGAGGCAAGGGTTCCTGACTTGAAAGGGAGTTACTTAACTATCATGACGTGTTTGATGGAGCATCATCGTCCTGAGTTGATGGCAGCTTTCTTAGATGAGGTGGTTGTGGATCCTCGGATTCAAGTAGGTACGCATGACTGGAACTCCATTATTCATGCTTTCTGCAAAGCTGGGAGACTAGAAGATGCAAGAAGGACTTTTAGAAGAATGATATTCTTGCAGTTTCAGCCAAACGATCAGACATACTTGTCACTGATCAATGGGTATGTCTTGGCAGAGAAATATTTCAATGTGCTGATGTTGTGGAATGAGGTTAAGCGAAAGCTATCAGGAGACGCACAAAAGGGGATCAAATTTAACCACAGCCTTGTTGATGCATTCTTGTATGCTATGGTCAAAGGAGGCTTCTTCGATGCAGTTATGCAGGTGGTCGAGAAGTCCAATGAGATGAAGATATTTGTTGATAAATGGAGATACAAGCAAGCATTCCTGGAGACTCACAAAAAGCTCAAAGTTGCAAAGCTAAGAAAGAGAAATTCCAGAAAAATGGAAGCAGTCATTGCTTTCAAGAATTGGGCTGGCTTAAATTCATGA